In one Corallococcus sp. EGB genomic region, the following are encoded:
- a CDS encoding caspase family protein, producing MGKKAVSRWSRLGALLGVLCLLGATRATASPGEEPRAAIRRYALLIGSSEGGAGRERLRYASSDVLALSRVLEELGGVAAEDRLLLLEPTRDTLVSSIARMRQLISSTPPTEARRELVFYYSGHSDSEGLLPRGERLAYTELRRLLTDIPVEVRIAILDSCGSGSLTRFKGGVSRLAFLSDVSSQVRGHAFLASSSADEVAQEADSIGASFFTHFLLSGLRGAADTNGDGRVTLDEAYQFAYHETLARTERSQGGPQHASYDMQLAGSGDLVMTDLRGSQARLALAKELEGRLFVRNWGNQLVVELQKPAGRRLSLGLDPGRYHVTLERPSQRFEAELAVAGRGEAELRVGDFIPMTLLHTAQRGGGDAPLEDRGPLDAPTVPLNVSLVPPLATNTWLGPRSLNHVSFGVLGSRSLQVRGVGLAGGMGWVDGTLEGLQVSGLANVSGGEVRGGQVALGGNLAFGDGQGAQLAGVLNIAEGSFTGVQLSLTLNRTDAEMRGLQGGMINTSEVLRGMQVGLINIGGAVTGTQVGLLNVGGEVRGVQLGLLNIADDVTVPIGALNIVRKGRLAFEVWADDIASVNVGIKYGSQRVYVLLTHGVQPWEKTYRSFEFLGLGLHFTPSPSVYLDTDVSYGRWNSQFFGAAPPHRLGRLRLMVGWELKRRLAFFTGVSLNYYDVPKDSEDRAVSWIPQLALGGEAAADRLWPGLMLGVRI from the coding sequence ATGGGGAAGAAAGCCGTCAGCCGTTGGAGTCGCCTGGGCGCACTGCTGGGCGTGTTGTGCCTGCTCGGCGCGACCCGGGCCACGGCTTCCCCTGGCGAGGAGCCTCGCGCCGCCATCCGGCGCTATGCCCTCCTCATCGGCTCCAGCGAGGGCGGGGCCGGGCGTGAGCGGCTGCGCTACGCCAGCTCCGACGTGCTGGCCCTCTCGCGCGTGCTCGAGGAGCTGGGGGGGGTGGCCGCGGAGGACCGGCTGCTGTTGCTGGAGCCGACCCGGGACACGCTGGTGTCCTCCATCGCGCGGATGCGCCAGCTCATCTCCAGCACGCCTCCCACGGAGGCCCGGCGCGAGCTGGTGTTCTACTACTCGGGCCACTCGGACTCGGAGGGCCTGCTGCCTCGCGGTGAGAGGCTGGCCTACACGGAGCTGCGCCGGCTGCTGACCGACATCCCGGTCGAAGTGCGCATCGCCATCCTCGACTCGTGCGGCTCCGGCTCGCTCACCCGCTTCAAGGGCGGCGTGAGCCGGCTGGCCTTCCTCTCGGACGTGTCCTCGCAGGTGCGCGGGCACGCGTTCCTCGCCTCCAGCTCCGCGGACGAAGTGGCCCAGGAGGCGGACTCCATTGGCGCTTCGTTCTTCACCCACTTCCTGCTCTCCGGCCTGCGGGGCGCCGCGGACACGAATGGTGACGGCCGCGTCACGTTGGACGAGGCCTACCAGTTCGCCTACCACGAGACGCTCGCGCGCACGGAGCGCAGCCAGGGCGGGCCCCAGCACGCGTCCTATGACATGCAGCTGGCGGGCAGCGGCGACCTGGTGATGACCGACCTGCGCGGCTCGCAGGCCCGGCTCGCGCTGGCGAAGGAGCTGGAGGGCCGCCTCTTCGTGCGCAACTGGGGCAACCAGCTCGTCGTGGAGCTGCAGAAGCCCGCGGGGCGGCGCCTGTCGCTCGGGTTGGATCCGGGCCGCTACCACGTCACCCTGGAGCGCCCCTCGCAGCGCTTCGAAGCGGAGCTGGCCGTGGCGGGCCGGGGCGAGGCGGAGCTCCGGGTGGGCGACTTCATCCCCATGACGCTGCTGCACACCGCCCAGCGCGGCGGAGGCGATGCGCCCTTGGAGGACCGCGGCCCCTTGGATGCCCCCACCGTGCCGCTCAACGTGTCCTTGGTGCCGCCGCTGGCCACCAACACCTGGCTGGGGCCGCGGAGCCTGAACCATGTCTCGTTCGGCGTGCTGGGCTCGCGCTCCCTCCAGGTCCGGGGCGTGGGGCTGGCGGGCGGCATGGGCTGGGTGGATGGGACCCTGGAGGGCCTTCAGGTCTCCGGGCTCGCCAACGTGTCGGGCGGCGAGGTGCGGGGCGGCCAGGTGGCGCTCGGCGGAAACCTCGCGTTCGGAGACGGGCAGGGCGCGCAGCTCGCGGGCGTCCTCAACATCGCCGAGGGCTCCTTCACCGGGGTCCAGCTGAGCCTCACCCTCAACCGCACCGACGCGGAGATGCGCGGCCTCCAGGGCGGGATGATCAACACGTCGGAGGTGCTGCGGGGCATGCAGGTCGGCCTCATCAACATCGGCGGGGCCGTCACCGGGACGCAGGTGGGGCTGCTCAACGTGGGCGGCGAGGTGCGGGGGGTGCAGCTGGGCCTGCTCAACATCGCCGACGACGTGACGGTGCCCATCGGCGCGCTCAACATCGTGCGCAAGGGGCGGCTGGCGTTCGAGGTCTGGGCGGACGACATCGCGTCCGTGAACGTGGGCATCAAGTACGGCAGCCAGCGCGTCTACGTGCTGCTCACCCACGGCGTCCAACCCTGGGAGAAGACGTACCGCAGCTTCGAGTTCCTGGGGCTCGGGCTCCACTTCACCCCGTCGCCGTCGGTCTACCTGGACACCGACGTGAGCTATGGCAGGTGGAATTCGCAGTTCTTCGGAGCGGCGCCCCCGCATCGGCTCGGCCGGCTGCGGCTGATGGTGGGGTGGGAGCTGAAGCGGCGGCTCGCCTTCTTCACGGGCGTCTCCCTGAACTACTACGACGTGCCCAAGGACTCCGAGGACCGCGCGGTGAGCTGGATTCCCCAGCTGGCGTTGGGTGGGGAGGCCGCCGCCGACCGCCTCTGGCCCGGACTCATGCTCGGGGTCCGCATCTGA
- a CDS encoding MotA/TolQ/ExbB proton channel family protein — translation MSSMVFFAQVPTQGLGWLSSKLLGVTISSAEWVLWVLVVLSVLSIAVMLERSLYFARHRLRDSEVLTQRLARGEFDAVRESVKGRRGMEAAVILEGLASSGRGADAVEEVIASIIARERPQYERFLSFLGTLGNNAPFIGLFGTVLGIIKAFHDLGAMSVKGAAIQETIMSGISEALVATAVGLAVAIPAVVAFNVFNRQLKTLTSRTNALGHALMGSLRSEVR, via the coding sequence ATGTCCTCGATGGTCTTTTTCGCCCAGGTCCCCACGCAGGGCCTGGGGTGGCTGAGCAGCAAGCTGCTGGGGGTGACGATCTCCAGCGCGGAGTGGGTGCTGTGGGTGTTGGTGGTCCTGTCGGTGCTGTCCATCGCCGTGATGCTGGAGCGCTCGCTGTACTTCGCGCGCCACCGGCTGCGGGACTCGGAGGTGCTGACGCAGCGGCTGGCCCGGGGGGAGTTCGACGCCGTCCGTGAGTCGGTGAAGGGCCGGCGCGGCATGGAGGCCGCCGTCATCCTGGAGGGCCTGGCCTCCTCCGGCCGGGGCGCGGACGCCGTGGAGGAGGTCATCGCCTCCATCATCGCGCGGGAGCGTCCCCAGTATGAGCGCTTCCTGTCCTTCCTGGGCACGCTGGGCAACAACGCGCCGTTCATCGGCCTGTTCGGCACGGTGCTCGGCATCATCAAGGCCTTCCACGACCTGGGCGCCATGAGCGTCAAGGGCGCGGCCATCCAGGAGACCATCATGTCCGGCATCTCCGAGGCGCTCGTCGCCACGGCGGTGGGGCTGGCCGTGGCCATCCCCGCGGTGGTGGCCTTCAACGTCTTCAACCGCCAGCTCAAGACGCTCACCAGCCGCACCAACGCCCTGGGCCACGCCCTCATGGGCAGCCTGCGCTCGGAGGTCCGCTAG
- a CDS encoding biopolymer transporter ExbD, translating into MAGGAAENDDEISGINVTPLVDVVLVLLIIFMVTANFIVRETVEVDLPRAANGGETVQGLVNVVLDKEGRLFFDGTELGEEALAKRIAQEVAKDKDTRAIISADQSLPYGRVMHLIDVVKGQGIAKFALNIQQDAAPAKAGL; encoded by the coding sequence ATGGCCGGGGGAGCCGCGGAGAACGACGACGAAATCAGCGGCATCAACGTCACGCCGCTGGTGGACGTGGTGCTGGTGCTGCTCATCATCTTCATGGTGACGGCCAACTTCATCGTCCGGGAGACGGTGGAGGTGGACCTGCCGCGCGCCGCCAACGGCGGAGAGACGGTGCAGGGGCTGGTCAACGTGGTGCTCGACAAGGAGGGCCGCCTGTTCTTCGACGGCACCGAGCTCGGCGAGGAGGCCCTGGCGAAGCGCATCGCGCAGGAGGTCGCCAAGGACAAGGACACCCGCGCCATCATCAGCGCCGACCAGTCACTGCCCTATGGCCGCGTGATGCACCTCATCGACGTGGTGAAGGGGCAGGGCATCGCGAAGTTCGCCCTCAACATCCAGCAGGACGCGGCCCCCGCGAAGGCGGGGCTCTAG
- a CDS encoding energy transducer TonB — protein sequence MSPLALEDGASAFPRSGGSRWLVGFVAGSLALHAGALVLLDARSADRPVPQRPVELVMVEVQKPPPPPPEEVKEEPKPEPPRPRVVPRPAVKVAPSPRPTPPPPVDAPPPPNDAPAPTKAAPLVVGLSMSSTTNAGSFAAPVGNTLYGRAADKATAPKDVKAYSAPKYTPIYQVDSEPRLAGEVKIPYPDEARRAGIEGTVTLSITINTEGHVVAARVVSGPGYGLDEAARDAILRFRFKPAIKGGEAVSTEMKYAYTFLLD from the coding sequence ATGAGCCCGCTTGCCCTGGAAGATGGCGCATCCGCGTTCCCACGCAGCGGTGGCTCGCGATGGCTGGTGGGCTTCGTGGCCGGCTCGCTCGCGCTGCATGCCGGCGCGCTGGTGCTGCTCGATGCCCGGTCCGCGGACCGGCCCGTGCCCCAGCGTCCGGTGGAGCTGGTGATGGTGGAGGTCCAGAAGCCGCCGCCGCCTCCCCCGGAGGAGGTGAAGGAGGAGCCCAAGCCCGAACCGCCCAGGCCTCGGGTCGTCCCCCGGCCGGCGGTGAAGGTGGCCCCTTCGCCACGGCCCACGCCGCCGCCCCCGGTGGATGCGCCACCGCCGCCCAACGACGCGCCCGCGCCCACGAAGGCCGCGCCCCTGGTGGTGGGCCTCTCCATGTCCTCCACGACGAACGCGGGGAGCTTCGCCGCGCCGGTGGGCAACACGCTGTACGGGCGCGCCGCGGACAAGGCGACCGCGCCCAAGGACGTGAAGGCCTACTCGGCGCCGAAGTACACGCCCATCTACCAGGTGGACAGCGAGCCGCGGCTGGCGGGCGAGGTGAAGATTCCCTACCCGGACGAGGCCCGCCGGGCGGGCATCGAAGGCACGGTGACGCTGTCCATCACCATCAACACGGAGGGGCACGTGGTGGCCGCGCGCGTGGTGTCGGGCCCGGGCTACGGGCTGGACGAGGCGGCGCGCGACGCCATCCTGCGCTTCCGCTTCAAGCCGGCCATCAAGGGCGGTGAGGCCGTCTCCACTGAAATGAAGTACGCGTACACGTTCCTGCTCGACTGA
- a CDS encoding TonB family protein: protein MSSNLNARAALIAASLLTGASALAQGQPSRPPPATEAAKPAPQMTKAPVLVKSVEAAYPPDAAAQGLTADVKLIITIAEDGTVADAQPAEPVGHGFDEAALEAVRAFQFSPAEVDGVPAPVQVEYVYHFTLSAPAASPDAPPEEVERPRATLTGQLISRGSRSRVAGATVRCGDDPEAPEALSDEEGRFSLQVEPGECAVRVVASNFQLYQTTETLKPGETTEIVFYLVPRGGAFETVVRSERPKKEVVRRTVSREEAQKTPGTFGDPIRVIQALPGVARAPFNSGDLLVRGSNPGQSATLMDGVRIPLLFHLLGGPSVVNAEFIDSLDFYPGGYGSQYGRAVGGVVDVATRKGASDTVHGSVKVDFVDAAFFLEAPVTEGVSVAAAARRSYVDALLPLVLPKEEGRTMSVVPRYWDYQLRVDLGSRSKEAPVSGAGRSTGYIMAFGADDQLSVVSSGGDQSRDIKLGTHTQFHRIKGDWTYRRGDFTSVFTPYVGLDKVRAELGTFQEDDRIYSAGARQTLSLDLSSALTLRTGVDAYFEHVEVSALLPISGGTDYVPFPGAEPRTEMQRKVITLNGFDGGLFLEADLKWGAFTLTPGVRGNLQHVNGTDNLALDPRLWLRYAASERTALKGSAGLYSQHAETYQFIPLPYGNPRLGYQRAFQASLGVEQRVMDAVNVDLTGFFNRRFKNVVTPGQLLQEGGGFLQERFSNDGIGKALGLELMVKKARLSPTDKWSGWLSYTFSHAEDGRAGPLPAVTGGSRANAEEQAYGLSPWDQTHILTLVASYLLGNGWEVGGRFRYTTGRPTTPLQHSYDVFRGDGNRFEPTPGPYLSARSGSFHQLDVRVDKSWRFENWTLTTYLDVQNLYNRKNAEFDLDDYRYRGKYKLPGIPLLPVVGVKGSF from the coding sequence ATGTCCTCGAACCTGAACGCCCGAGCCGCGCTCATCGCGGCCTCGCTCCTGACGGGTGCGTCCGCGCTCGCCCAGGGCCAGCCTTCCCGCCCGCCTCCCGCCACTGAAGCGGCGAAGCCCGCTCCACAGATGACCAAGGCGCCCGTCCTGGTGAAGTCCGTGGAGGCGGCCTATCCCCCCGACGCCGCGGCCCAGGGGCTCACCGCCGACGTGAAGCTGATCATCACCATCGCGGAGGACGGCACCGTCGCCGACGCGCAGCCCGCCGAACCGGTGGGCCATGGCTTCGACGAGGCCGCCCTGGAGGCGGTGCGCGCCTTCCAGTTCTCCCCCGCGGAGGTGGACGGCGTGCCGGCCCCCGTGCAGGTGGAGTACGTCTATCACTTCACCCTCTCCGCGCCCGCCGCGTCCCCGGACGCCCCGCCCGAAGAGGTGGAGAGGCCCAGGGCCACGCTCACCGGTCAGCTCATCTCGCGCGGCAGCCGCTCGCGCGTGGCGGGGGCCACCGTGCGCTGCGGGGACGACCCGGAGGCGCCCGAGGCCCTGTCGGACGAGGAGGGGCGCTTCTCGCTCCAGGTCGAGCCGGGCGAGTGCGCGGTGCGCGTGGTGGCGTCCAACTTCCAGCTCTACCAGACGACGGAGACGCTGAAGCCGGGGGAGACGACGGAGATCGTCTTCTACCTGGTGCCCAGGGGCGGGGCCTTCGAGACGGTGGTGCGCTCGGAGCGGCCGAAGAAGGAGGTGGTCCGCCGCACGGTGTCCCGCGAGGAGGCGCAGAAGACGCCGGGCACCTTCGGCGACCCCATCCGCGTCATCCAGGCGCTGCCGGGTGTCGCGCGCGCGCCGTTCAACTCGGGCGACCTGCTGGTGCGAGGCTCCAACCCGGGGCAGTCCGCCACGCTGATGGACGGGGTGCGCATCCCCCTGCTGTTCCACCTGCTGGGCGGGCCCTCGGTGGTCAACGCCGAGTTCATCGACTCGCTGGACTTCTACCCGGGCGGCTACGGCAGCCAGTACGGCCGCGCGGTGGGCGGCGTGGTGGACGTGGCCACGCGCAAGGGGGCCAGCGACACGGTGCACGGCTCGGTGAAGGTGGACTTCGTGGACGCCGCCTTCTTCCTCGAGGCCCCCGTCACGGAGGGCGTCAGCGTGGCCGCGGCGGCCCGGCGCTCGTATGTGGATGCGCTGCTGCCGCTCGTCCTCCCGAAGGAGGAGGGGCGCACGATGTCGGTGGTGCCTCGCTACTGGGACTACCAGCTCCGCGTGGACCTGGGCTCGCGCTCCAAGGAGGCCCCGGTGTCCGGCGCCGGGCGCAGCACCGGCTACATCATGGCCTTCGGCGCGGATGATCAGCTCTCCGTCGTGTCCTCCGGAGGCGACCAGTCGCGGGACATCAAGCTCGGCACCCACACCCAGTTCCACCGCATCAAGGGAGACTGGACGTACCGGCGCGGCGACTTCACCTCTGTCTTCACGCCCTATGTGGGCCTGGACAAGGTCCGCGCGGAGCTGGGGACCTTCCAGGAGGACGACCGCATCTACTCCGCGGGGGCGCGCCAGACGCTGTCGCTGGACCTGTCCTCCGCGCTCACGCTGCGCACGGGCGTGGATGCGTACTTCGAGCACGTGGAGGTGTCCGCGCTGCTCCCCATCTCCGGGGGCACCGACTACGTGCCCTTCCCCGGCGCCGAGCCTCGGACCGAGATGCAGCGCAAGGTCATCACGCTCAACGGCTTCGACGGAGGCCTCTTCCTGGAGGCGGACCTCAAGTGGGGCGCGTTCACGCTGACCCCCGGCGTGCGGGGCAACCTCCAGCACGTCAACGGCACGGACAACCTGGCCCTGGATCCACGGCTCTGGCTCCGGTACGCGGCCAGCGAGCGGACCGCTCTGAAGGGCTCGGCGGGCCTCTACAGCCAGCACGCGGAGACGTATCAGTTCATCCCGCTGCCATACGGTAACCCCAGGCTCGGGTATCAGCGGGCCTTCCAGGCCAGCCTCGGCGTCGAGCAGCGGGTCATGGACGCGGTGAACGTGGACCTGACGGGCTTCTTCAACCGCCGCTTCAAGAACGTCGTGACGCCCGGGCAGCTGCTCCAGGAGGGGGGCGGGTTCCTCCAGGAGCGCTTCAGCAACGACGGCATCGGCAAGGCCCTGGGCTTGGAGTTGATGGTGAAGAAGGCCCGGCTCTCTCCCACCGACAAGTGGAGCGGCTGGCTCTCGTACACCTTCAGCCACGCCGAGGACGGGCGCGCCGGGCCGTTGCCGGCCGTCACGGGCGGCTCCCGCGCGAACGCGGAGGAGCAGGCCTACGGCCTGAGCCCGTGGGACCAGACGCACATCCTCACGCTGGTGGCCAGCTACCTGCTGGGCAACGGCTGGGAGGTGGGCGGGCGCTTCCGCTACACCACGGGCCGGCCCACCACGCCGCTCCAGCACTCCTACGACGTGTTCCGGGGGGATGGAAACCGGTTCGAGCCGACGCCGGGGCCCTACCTCTCCGCGCGCTCGGGCAGCTTCCACCAGCTGGACGTGCGCGTGGACAAGAGCTGGCGCTTCGAGAACTGGACGCTCACCACCTACTTGGACGTGCAGAACCTCTACAACCGGAAGAACGCCGAGTTCGACCTCGACGACTACCGCTACCGCGGCAAGTACAAACTGCCGGGCATCCCCCTGCTCCCCGTCGTGGGTGTGAAAGGAAGCTTCTGA
- a CDS encoding DUF2381 family protein — MLLFLLPFLAAADGGVSGDTAPLLSEQPCPDVGLAAMLSTKLLDQRGVQTLQLDAPEMGLAGAEFQVRSFRSVHRVAVQLEFSGRTALTGRAARASLRGPSHQTLRVVEVLEVVSGSETARIIVEAEARPLEARGVYTLELQDAEGTPLLVLPGVRFPSS; from the coding sequence ATGCTCCTGTTCCTGCTTCCGTTCCTCGCAGCCGCGGATGGAGGCGTGTCCGGCGACACGGCCCCTCTGCTTTCCGAGCAGCCCTGTCCCGACGTGGGACTGGCGGCGATGCTGTCCACGAAGCTCCTGGATCAACGTGGGGTCCAGACGTTGCAATTGGATGCTCCCGAAATGGGGCTCGCGGGCGCGGAGTTCCAGGTCAGGAGCTTCCGCTCCGTGCACCGGGTCGCGGTGCAATTGGAGTTCTCCGGCCGGACGGCCCTGACAGGCAGGGCCGCCAGGGCAAGCCTCCGCGGTCCGAGTCATCAAACCCTGAGGGTCGTGGAGGTGCTCGAGGTGGTTTCCGGCTCCGAAACCGCCCGAATCATCGTGGAAGCCGAAGCGCGGCCCCTTGAGGCGCGTGGTGTCTACACGCTGGAGCTCCAGGACGCGGAGGGCACCCCGCTGCTCGTCCTGCCAGGAGTGCGGTTTCCTTCGAGCTGA
- a CDS encoding serine/threonine-protein kinase: MGQEGSQVFPGALQPGAVVGCWRVMGTLGVGGYGAVYRVEPLEAPGRSFALKVSLHPEPARALREMALLLDRAWHPNVVRVHATGRWPDPVEGLPYFVMDWVEGMALHTWVETVNPTFRQVAMVGGSVAMTLGVLHARGVLHRDLKPEHILIRAREQVPVLIDFGAGDQAGATTLTTTTLPPGTLHLRSPEAIRFQQRHWRQPELRYPYREADDLYALGVCLYRAVTGHYPFPPEQEPELLAVAITERLPPSPRDINPQVPEPLSRAILRLLEKEPEQRPRTGEAAHSELMRGLLSGGAAAFEAHVFDEIPGTPNQIRRPAWPAQPYLTPAPRPRAAAEAVAPRRFPAWGWAGVVLCLGLLVAGPGTWEVLLRGWTRHTTPQVPESLSSPIGHKLAITPDRPHSVPVAAPQPAGPPPATAASPAAPPEERAPVTNKPPAPPSPKANRALKAATLASCMAGMACASAPLVDRPTPPAEDCPEDAKAAMTALEIDGVQWAAKFDPSTRSALVTVREGRAAVYTVGTEGHVRHNSMLTGTLYVGSKRVYGRFTQLRQNKTGETFPVCVELWFLDDRTRGVPRSEGGNENTAVVPNLMSIRGVWRYDE; this comes from the coding sequence ATGGGTCAGGAAGGGTCACAGGTGTTCCCGGGGGCGCTCCAGCCTGGCGCGGTGGTGGGGTGCTGGCGAGTGATGGGGACACTGGGGGTGGGCGGGTATGGCGCGGTCTATCGGGTGGAGCCGCTGGAGGCGCCGGGGCGGAGCTTCGCGCTCAAGGTGTCGCTGCATCCGGAGCCCGCCCGGGCGCTGCGGGAGATGGCGCTGCTGTTGGACCGCGCGTGGCATCCGAACGTGGTGCGGGTGCATGCCACGGGGCGGTGGCCGGATCCGGTGGAGGGGCTGCCGTACTTCGTCATGGATTGGGTGGAGGGGATGGCGCTCCACACCTGGGTGGAGACGGTCAACCCGACGTTCCGGCAGGTGGCCATGGTGGGGGGCTCGGTGGCGATGACGCTGGGGGTGCTGCATGCGCGAGGCGTGCTGCACCGGGACCTGAAGCCGGAGCACATCCTGATCCGCGCTCGCGAGCAGGTGCCGGTGCTCATCGACTTCGGGGCCGGGGACCAGGCCGGGGCCACGACGCTCACGACCACCACCCTGCCCCCGGGGACGCTGCACCTGCGCAGTCCGGAGGCCATCCGCTTCCAGCAGCGCCACTGGAGGCAGCCGGAGCTGCGGTATCCCTATCGCGAAGCGGACGACCTGTATGCCCTGGGCGTGTGTCTGTACCGGGCCGTCACGGGGCACTACCCGTTCCCACCGGAGCAGGAGCCGGAGCTGCTGGCGGTGGCCATCACGGAGCGGCTGCCGCCGTCTCCGAGGGACATCAACCCCCAGGTGCCGGAGCCCCTGTCGCGGGCCATCCTGCGGCTGTTGGAGAAGGAACCGGAGCAGCGGCCGCGCACGGGGGAGGCGGCCCATTCGGAGCTGATGCGGGGGCTGCTGTCCGGAGGGGCGGCCGCGTTCGAGGCGCACGTCTTCGATGAGATTCCGGGCACGCCGAATCAGATCCGCCGTCCGGCGTGGCCGGCGCAGCCGTACCTGACGCCCGCGCCCCGGCCCCGGGCGGCTGCGGAAGCGGTGGCTCCGCGCCGGTTCCCGGCCTGGGGCTGGGCGGGCGTGGTGCTGTGCCTGGGGTTGCTGGTGGCGGGACCTGGGACCTGGGAGGTCCTGCTGCGCGGCTGGACTCGCCATACAACCCCACAGGTTCCGGAGAGTCTTTCCTCCCCCATTGGTCATAAACTGGCGATCACACCGGACCGCCCGCACAGTGTTCCTGTCGCCGCCCCGCAGCCCGCGGGCCCTCCCCCGGCGACCGCTGCCTCCCCGGCGGCGCCTCCCGAGGAACGTGCTCCCGTGACGAACAAGCCTCCTGCTCCGCCGTCTCCGAAGGCCAACCGTGCGCTCAAGGCCGCGACGCTCGCGTCCTGCATGGCGGGCATGGCCTGCGCCAGTGCCCCCCTGGTGGACCGGCCCACGCCTCCCGCCGAGGACTGTCCGGAGGACGCGAAGGCAGCCATGACGGCGCTCGAGATTGACGGCGTCCAGTGGGCCGCCAAGTTCGACCCGAGCACGCGCTCCGCTCTCGTCACGGTCCGAGAAGGACGTGCCGCTGTGTACACCGTCGGTACCGAGGGGCACGTGAGGCACAACTCCATGCTCACGGGCACGCTCTACGTCGGCTCCAAACGGGTCTATGGCCGTTTCACGCAGCTGCGTCAGAACAAGACGGGTGAAACATTTCCTGTCTGCGTCGAACTCTGGTTCCTGGATGACCGCACGCGAGGCGTTCCTCGCAGCGAGGGGGGAAATGAGAACACCGCCGTCGTTCCCAACCTGATGTCCATCCGGGGCGTGTGGCGATACGACGAATAG
- a CDS encoding helix-hairpin-helix domain-containing protein yields the protein MRRIGSALLAVSMLVGCGAGSEAGTTPSESGSTTPSAEQQQQAPLLTTTNVDVATECTGILEFANTASYTLLDRYLPSNVVTNIVNRRATAPFTSLADLSSVPLVGPARLKQLEGGARTLDFIDADCVGIMDGIAISHDDQDAIVALVNSISDSELHDVLPNAWNGAVNLLNARNAHPFTTAQQIADTAGIGDVSFRNIRNSATLSRPLEALFAAINAVSSNGDYGATALRHFDWWNIAIQDHHYRDSKECFGLEPSSVPYGATIRPNLATAAEVRAAVESAYHYARGETKIPDAVRDAGLANLDALTQGRSFKGCILTYENDPWSRNTVHIYVDTTNGFSVMTETWWAE from the coding sequence ATGCGTCGTATTGGCTCAGCCCTTCTCGCCGTGAGCATGCTCGTGGGTTGTGGTGCGGGTTCCGAAGCTGGAACCACCCCCTCCGAGTCCGGCTCCACCACCCCGTCCGCCGAGCAGCAGCAGCAGGCGCCCCTCCTCACGACGACGAACGTCGACGTGGCCACCGAGTGCACGGGCATCCTCGAGTTCGCGAACACGGCGTCGTACACGCTCCTGGACCGCTACCTGCCCAGCAACGTGGTCACCAACATCGTGAACCGCCGCGCCACCGCGCCGTTCACGTCGCTGGCGGACCTGTCCTCCGTGCCGCTCGTCGGCCCGGCCCGGCTCAAGCAGCTGGAGGGCGGCGCCCGGACGCTGGACTTCATCGACGCGGACTGCGTCGGCATCATGGACGGCATCGCCATCTCCCATGACGACCAGGACGCCATCGTGGCGCTGGTGAACAGCATCTCCGACTCGGAGCTGCACGACGTCCTGCCGAACGCGTGGAACGGCGCCGTGAACCTGCTCAACGCGCGCAACGCCCACCCCTTCACCACCGCGCAGCAGATCGCGGACACGGCGGGCATCGGTGACGTGAGCTTCCGCAACATCCGCAACTCCGCCACCCTGAGCCGCCCGCTGGAGGCGCTCTTCGCCGCCATCAACGCCGTCTCCTCCAACGGCGACTACGGTGCCACCGCCCTGCGCCACTTCGACTGGTGGAACATCGCCATCCAGGATCACCACTACCGTGACAGCAAGGAGTGCTTCGGCCTGGAGCCGTCGAGCGTTCCGTACGGCGCCACCATCCGCCCGAACCTGGCCACCGCCGCCGAGGTGCGCGCCGCGGTCGAGAGCGCCTACCACTACGCCCGTGGCGAGACGAAGATCCCCGACGCGGTCCGCGACGCGGGCCTGGCGAACCTGGACGCGCTGACCCAGGGCCGCTCGTTCAAGGGCTGCATCCTCACCTACGAGAACGACCCCTGGAGCCGCAACACCGTCCACATCTACGTGGACACCACCAACGGCTTCAGCGTGATGACCGAGACCTGGTGGGCGGAGTAG